One stretch of Gadus macrocephalus chromosome 12, ASM3116895v1 DNA includes these proteins:
- the si:ch211-262h13.5 gene encoding alpha-2-HS-glycoprotein encodes MDKSTRLTLIPLFYLLSVQRLCLCGQNLGFAPVELAPIPCNDKAVEKLSRLAVTYINEDRTEGYKFALNHIANVHLHAQGPAGNVYYLDLDVLETKCNVGSPKPWKRCDIRPYMETQISGNCNTTILHTPEGFSYLYSYDCTLVPDSPEKLQQTCPTCPLLLPADSQVAVDAARITLSSYKRKSTMAAQLGVKKITRASAQVRPVEASFVEYTVQQCPDGLTESGTCQRLNLESDTQTAGFCAGSVYGDLEINPEVQIFCEMFKLQSIDTSRPVQPQGHDRLPKPVPSMWPPTSFPRGETDPQVISDPTFPPPAPTEVHTDPAPFDPVTFDPPIMVLPSDSLTSSSSESSEAMAPVRRRPQHYHDFSSSEEETGVPLARRPTNDFRYNKSNRRKRQALGEVEIQPKPNHAPIFLSEFPSGVSPFRSCPGPARYTTA; translated from the exons ATGGACAAATCCACCCGGTTAACGTTAATACCGCTATTTTACCTGCTATCTGTTCAGAGACTTTGTCTGTGTGGTCAGAACCTAGGCTTTGCTCCCGTTGAGCTGGCTCCCATTCCTTGTAACGACAAGGCTGTGGAGAAGCTCTCCCGCTTGGCCGTCACCTATATCAACGAGGACCGGACAGAAGGTTACAAGTTTGCGCTCAACCACATCGCGAACGTCCACCTGCACGCTCAG GGTCCAGCAGGGAATGTGTATTACCTGGACCTAGACGTACTTGAGACAAAGTGTAATGTTGGCAGTCCGAAACCATGGAAACGCTGTGACATCAGACCATACATGGAAAca CAAATCTCTGGCAACTGCAACACCACCATTCTCCACACACCAGAGGGCTTCTCCTACCTTTACAGCTATGACTGCACTCTAGTCCCAG ATTCCCCAGAGAAGTTGCAGCAGACCTGTCCAAcctgtcccctcctcctgccAGCCGACAGCCAGGTGGCTGTGGACGCGGCCAGGATCACACTATCCTCCTACAAGAGAAAGTCCACAATGGCAGCACAGCTGGGCGTGAAGAAGATCACCAGAGCCTCGGCCCAG GTAAGACCGGTGGAGGCCAGCTTCGTGGAGTACACAGTTCAGCAGTGTCCTGACGGACTAACAGAGAGCGGGACATGCCAGCGACTAAACCTTGAATCTGACACACAG ACCGCAGGTTTTTGTGCAGGATCAGTGTATGGTGATTTGGAGATAAACCCTGAAGTTCAAATATTCTGTGAGATGTTCAAATTACAG AGCATTGATACATCCAGACCAGTGCAGCCCCAGGGTCATGACAGACTTCCGAAACCTGTGCCTAGTATGTGGCCGCCCACGTCGTTCCCCAGAGGGGAAACTGATCCTCAAGTAATTTCTGACCCTACTTTCCCCCCCCCGGCTCCTACGGAGGTGCACACTGACCCGGCACCCTTTGACCCTGTGACCTTTGATCCTCCCATTATGGTTCTACCCTCGGATTCCCTTACCTCGTCCTCTAGCGAGTCCTCGGAAGCAATGGCGCCGGTTCGACGTCGACCGCAGCACTACCACGACTTCTCCTCttcagaggaggagacaggggtcCCACTGGCACGTCGTCCTACCAATGACTTCCGTTACAATAAGAGCAACCGGAGAAAAAGGCAGGCCTTGGGGGAGGTGGAGATCCAGCCCAAACCCAATCATGCACCCATCTTCCTCTCGGAATTTCCCAGTGGTGTTTCTCCCTTCCGCTCCTGTCCTGGTCCGGCCCGATACACCACTGCTTAA
- the LOC132469621 gene encoding uncharacterized protein LOC132469621 has protein sequence MVFVSTKPKSRQYTAADGVRSKRYKAVRGDLPDPDVLKVDEAYQDFMADLAPLITTLSINPGVPLVNSTFGSVQDGSPISYQHPVPVSRVIIHHPDAPSPPPLPLHGHRLDPSTCSFVCTHQQQCNAMALTINFDMARSIERATREQSGSAEWHSLRKMRLTSSRFREVCHVRGHSSAENLAERIRKGGVQTALMKRGLALEPVAIQEYAHIKNISYWPSGFVIHPDAPWLGSSPDGVVFDPTEAPPFGLVEVKCPNVKSYVDCGYLRMQNGALRLKPSHSYYWQVQGQLIITGMQWCDFVVFAEDDVLVQRIYKDAEVARVIRERGDYFFFYHFLI, from the exons ATGGTATTTGTCTCAACCAAACCAAAGTCGAGACAGTACACAGCTGCTGATGGTGTGAG GAGCAAGCGCTACAAAGCAGTGCGGGGGGACTTGCCAGACCCAGATGTCCTGAAGGTCGACGAGGCATACCAGGACTTCATGGCAGACCTTGCACCATTAATCACCACGCTCTCCATAAATCCTGGTGTCCCCCTCGTCAATTCCACTTTTGGGAGCGTTCAAGATGGAAGCCCTATTTCTTATCAGCACCCTGTGCCAGTGAGTAGGGTCATCATCCACCACCCAGAcgcaccctctccacccccactgCCGTTACATGGTCACAGGCTGGACCCAAGCACATGTTCCTTTGTGTGCACTCACCAACAACAATGTAATGCAATGGCGCTTACCATCAATTTCGACATGGCAAGATCCATTGAGAGGGCCACAAGGGAACAGAGTGGTAGCGCAGAATGGCACAGCCTGAGGAAGATGAGGCTCACCTCCTCAAGGTTCCGGGAGGTGTGCCATGTCAGAGGTCACAGCTCTGCTGAGAACCTTGCCGAACGTATCCGCAAAGGTGGGGTTCAGACAGCTCTGATGAAGAGGGGGCTTGCACTGGAGCCAGTAGCTATTCAGGAGTATGCCCACATTAAAAACATCAGCTACTGGCCATCAGGATTTGTCATCCATCCAGATGCTCCCTGGCTCGGTTCTTCTCCAGATGGGGTCGTTTTTGATCCCACGGAGGCACCACCATTTgggctggtggaggtgaagTGTCCTAACGTGAAGAGCTACGTGGACTGCGGGTACCTGCGCATGCAGAATGGCGCCCTCCGTCTGAAGCCAAGCCACAGCTACTACTGGCAGGTGCAAGGCCAGCTGATTATCACAGGGATGCAGTGGTGTGATTTTGTGGTTTTTGCAGAGGATGATGTTCTCGTGCAAAGAATTTATAAAGATGCTGAGGTTGCCAGGGTcataagggagaggggggattaTTTCTTTTTCTATCATttcttaatctga